GAATTTAAAGAAAATAAGATTTTTCTAAATGCAAACCCGCTACAAGTAGTGGGCGATGTTTTATTGCTGGCAGGAGATATTATTCCATTTAAGCTACTGGAGCAGCATAAAGACTTCTTTAGTTTTCTTTCCGATAGTTTTGCCGCGACCTATTGGGTACCAGGCAACCACGAATATTATCACTTTAATATCGCAACAAAATGTGGTGTTGTGAATGAGAAGATACAAAGCAATGTTTTTCTGGTAAATAATACCTCAGTAATACACGATGATGTCAAGTTTATCTTCTCAACACTCTGGAGCAAAATTAGTCCGGCCAAGGAATATCAAATTCAAAGAGCCATGAATGATTTTTATGTCATCAAACACCGTAGCTATCCACTTTCAATAGCGCAGTATAACCAATTACACGCCGATAGTTTAGCATTTCTAAAAGAAGAATTGACATTGGAAACATCTACTAAAAATGTAGTAGTTACCCACCATGTACCCACTTATAAAAACTACCCTGAAAAATATAAAGACAGTATCATAAACGAAGCATTTGCTGTAGAATTGTTCGATTTAATTAAGTCTACCGCACCTGACTATTGGATTTACGGTCATACACATGGTAATACGACTGACTTTGAGATAGGGAAAACTCAATTACTCACCAATCAATTAGGATATGTAAAGTATGGAGAGGGATTAGGTTTTAGTACTGACAGAAAATTTATTTTATAATATAATATTGTATATCAATATAATTGCATTACATTTGCACAATAGCATTAATGGAGCAATCATGCAAATTAAATGACATCATACTAATTACCAGAATATTAAATGAAAGATCTGAAAAAATACTTCGATAGCACATTGGGTGTAAACGTGGTGATAAAGCCATTGAAAGAAGAAAAAATGAAAGGTTTGCCCTATTTTGTGATAGGGAACTATAATTTATTCACTACCGAATTATTTGGTTCTGAATTACTTCTGGTTGAAGTGAAAGAAGACATTACCGCGAATAGACTAAGAAAGCAACTTGACATCATTCAGACAATAATTCAACTTACTGCCATAGCAGTTTTAAAACCAATTGAAGCCTATAACCGATTGAGGTTGATTGAGAAGAAAATTCCTTTCGTTATCCCTGGTAAGCAAATGTATATGCCCAGTTTACTTATTGATTTAAAAGAATTTGGTGTAAACCAAACAGTTAAACAAGAAGTAATGCAGCCGGCAGCTCAACTTTTATTATTATTTCATCTGCAAGTAGAATCTTTGGAAGGCCTGA
This genomic interval from uncultured Bacteroides sp. contains the following:
- a CDS encoding metallophosphoesterase; translated protein: MIIQYASDLHLEFKENKIFLNANPLQVVGDVLLLAGDIIPFKLLEQHKDFFSFLSDSFAATYWVPGNHEYYHFNIATKCGVVNEKIQSNVFLVNNTSVIHDDVKFIFSTLWSKISPAKEYQIQRAMNDFYVIKHRSYPLSIAQYNQLHADSLAFLKEELTLETSTKNVVVTHHVPTYKNYPEKYKDSIINEAFAVELFDLIKSTAPDYWIYGHTHGNTTDFEIGKTQLLTNQLGYVKYGEGLGFSTDRKFIL